The Paramisgurnus dabryanus chromosome 3, PD_genome_1.1, whole genome shotgun sequence genome includes a window with the following:
- the gosr2 gene encoding Golgi SNAP receptor complex member 2, with protein METLYHQTNKQIQEVQSQMGRLETTDKESVHLFENELQARIDQIFNQLERLEILASKEPPNRRQNAKLRVDQLKYDVQHLQTALRNFQHRRYAREAQDREREELLSRSFTTNDADTSIPIDETLQFNSSLYNAHRGMDDLLGSGSSILNGLRDQRETLKGTHKKMLDVANMLGLSNTVMRLIEKRATQDKFIMMAGMLATCFVMFLAVKYLS; from the exons ATGGAGACGCTTTACCACCAGACCAATAA ACAAATCCAGGAGGTTCAGTCTCAGATGGGACGACTAGAGACAACAGACAAAGAGTCAGTCCACT TATTTGAGAATGAACTCCAAGCCAGAATTGATCAGATCTTTAACCAGTTGGAGCGACTAGAGATTCTTGCCAGCAAAGAGCCACCAAATCGCCGTCAAAATGCCAAACT CCGTGTTGATCAGTTGAAGTATGACGTACAACATCTTCAGACAGCCCTGAGGAACTTCCAGCACAGACGTTACGCTCGCGAGGCACAGGACAGGGAGAGAGAGGAACTCCTGAGTCGAAGTTTCACAACAAAT GATGCAGACACTTCTATACCTATTGATGAGACTCTGCAGTTTAATTCCAGTCTATACAATGCTCACAGAGGAATGGATGACCTGCTGGGCTCAGGGTCCAGCATCCTAAATGGCCTGAGAGACCAAAGGGAAACACTTAAG GGTACCCATAAGAAGATGTTGGATGTTGCGAATATGTTGGGTTTGTCTAACACCGTCATGCGCTTGATAGAGAAACGAGCGACGCAGGACAAATTCATCATGATGGCTGGAATGCTGGCTACTTGTTTTGTCATGTTTCTGGCAGTTAAATACCTTAGCTGA